The nucleotide sequence AAGAAAGGATGGAATCCAGCTGACGGATAGCCTCCTTCTTGGACGCGCGTTTCGTCAGGCCGTCGACGTACTCGATCAGCACATTCTTCCCCGTCACGAAGCGATGCCCCTCCTCAAGCGACGCCCGCAGGAACTCCTCCGACGCGGCGTGGTTCCTGTCCTTCCTGGAGGCCAGGGCGATGAAGCCGCTGGTATCGACGTAGATCCTCAACTAGGGCCTCCAGTCCTTGCGCTCGCTCCAGTCCTTATCTCCCA is from Candidatus Thermoplasmatota archaeon and encodes:
- a CDS encoding PIN domain-containing protein, with protein sequence MRIYVDTSGFIALASRKDRNHAASEEFLRASLEEGHRFVTGKNVLIEYVDGLTKRASKKEAIRQLDSILSSTFLLIEEVREEDWSLGMDYFRRYYDKAIDLTDSLSFAIMERLKIDTAFAFDRDFEVHGFVVLPS